One window of Oncorhynchus kisutch isolate 150728-3 linkage group LG25, Okis_V2, whole genome shotgun sequence genomic DNA carries:
- the prkar1ab gene encoding protein kinase, cAMP-dependent, regulatory, type I, alpha (tissue specific extinguisher 1) b: MASGSTSSEEERSLRECELYVQKHNIQQLLKDCIVQLCTSRPDRPMAFLREYFERLEKEEAKQILNQQKASSRSDSRDEEVSPPMNPVVKGRRRRGAISAEVYTEEDAASYVRKVIPKDYKTMAALAKAIEKNVLFSHLDDNERSDIFDAMFSVTYIAGETVIMQGDEGDNFYVIDQGETDVYVNNECVTSIGEGGSFGELALIYGTPRAATVRAKSNVKLWGIDRDSYRRILMGSTLRKRKMYEEFLSKVSILESLDKWERLTVADSLEPVQFDDGQKIVVQGEPGDEFFIILEGSAAVLQRRSENEEFVEVGRLQPSDYFGEIALLMNRPRAATVVARGPLKCVKLDRPRFERVLGPCSDILKRNIQQYNSFVSLSV; the protein is encoded by the exons ATGGCGTCGGGCAGTACGAGcagcgaggaggagaggagtctgaGGGAGTGTGAGCTGTACGTGCAGAAACACAACATCCAGCAGCTGCTGAAGGACTGCATCGTCCAGCTGTGTACCTCTAGGCCTGACAGACCCATGGCCTTCCTCAGAGAGTACTTCGAGAGGCTGGAGAAG GAGGAGGCCAAGCAAATCCTGAACCAGCAGAAGGCCAGCAGCCGTTCAGACTCCCGGGATGAGGAGGTATCTCCACCCATGAACCCTGTTGTCAAGGGTCGCCGGCGGAGAGGAGCCATCAGTGCTGAGGTCTACACAGAGGAGGACGCTGCATCCTATGTCAGAAAG GTCATTCCTAAAGACTACAAAACAATGGCTGCCCTAGCTAAAGCTATCGAAAAGAATGTGCTTTTCTCTCACTTGGATGACAACGAGAGGAG CGACATCTTTGACGCCATGTTTTCAGTTACCTACATCGCTGGAGAGACTGTTATTATGCAAG GTGATGAGGGAGATAATTTCTACGTCATCGACCAAGGAGAGACGGAT GTGTATGTGAACAACGAGTGTGTGACCAGTATCGGGGAGGGGGGCAGCTTCGGAGAGTTGGCCCTGATCTACGGCACCCCCAGGGCTGCCACTGTCCGAGCCAAGAGTAACGTCAAACTGTGGGGCATCGACAGAGACAGCTACAGGAGGATACTCATG GGAAGCActttgaggaagaggaagatgtaCGAGGAGTTCCTCAGCAAAGTTTCCATCTTAG AGTCTCTGGACAAATGGGAGCGTCTGACGGTGGCAGATTCTCTGGAGCCGGTGCAGTTTGATGACGGACAGAAGATTGTGGTGCAGGGAGAGCCTGGCGACGAGTTCTTCATCATACTGGAG GGCTCTGCAGCTGTGTTGCAGCGTCGCTCTGAGAACGAGGAGTTTGTGGAGGTTGGGAGATTACAACCTTCTGACTACTTTG GTGAGATTGCCCTGCTGATGAACCGTCCCCGTGCTGCCACTGTGGTCGCCCGCGGTCCTCTGAAGTGTGTGAAGCTGGACCGACCACGGTTCGAACGCGTCCTCGGACCCTGCTCGGACATTCTCAAACGCAACATCCAACAGTACAACAGCTTTGTttcactgtctgtctga